A DNA window from Loxodonta africana isolate mLoxAfr1 chromosome 7, mLoxAfr1.hap2, whole genome shotgun sequence contains the following coding sequences:
- the PRG2 gene encoding LOW QUALITY PROTEIN: bone marrow proteoglycan (The sequence of the model RefSeq protein was modified relative to this genomic sequence to represent the inferred CDS: substituted 1 base at 1 genomic stop codon), producing MKLPLLLALLFGAVSALHLGTETSKFENPLGAKTLPQDGERPXQEAEEAPTGELALQEEEEERGSGSEDFPEGEEPMESVSALAEVDNDFQCPKEEDTVKLEGSPGCRPYRFLLVRCPRNFNHAQIICQRCYRGSLVSIHNYNFNYQIQSDVRFLNQGQVWIGGRVTSLGHYRHFYWMDGSSWNFAYWAAGHPWANTGSCVTLCTRGGQWHRTHCGIQLPFICSY from the exons ATGAAACTCCCcttactcctggctcttctcttTGGGGCAGTTTCTGCTCTTCATCTGG GTACTGAAACTTCCAAATTTGAGAACCCCTTGGGAGCTAAGACCTTGCCTCAAGATGGGGAGAGGCCTTAACAGGAGGCAGAGGAGGCCCCTACTGGAGAGCTGGCActgcaggaggaagaggaggaaagaggTTCCGGAAGTGAAGATTTCCCTGAGGGAGAAGAGCCTATGGAGTCAGTCTCAGCCCTGGCTGAGGTGGACAATGACTTTCAGTGCCCTAAGGAagaggacacagtaaaactggaGGGCAGCCCTGGATGCAGGCCCTACCGTTTCCTCCTGGTGAGGTGTCCCAGGAATTTCAATCACGCTCAG ATTATTTGCCAGAGGTGCTACCGGGGAAGTCTTGTCTCCATCCACAATTACAACTTTAACTACCAAATCCAGAGCGATGTCAGATTCCTCAACCAGGGCCAAGTCTGGATTGGAGGCAGAGTCACCAGTTTG GGTCACTACAGACACTTTTACTGGATGGATGGCAGTTCCTGGAATTTTGCATACTGGGCTGCCGGCCATCCCTGGGCCAATACTGGCTCATGTGTGACCCTGTGTACCCGAG GAGGCCAGTGGCACCGAACACACTGCGGCATTCAACTTCCCTTCATCTGTTCCTACTGA